The Populus alba chromosome 6, ASM523922v2, whole genome shotgun sequence genomic interval ATAATTGATGTGGTAATGGGTTCCAGACCGGTGAAAGAGTAAACACTGAACAAcaagcataaaataaatattttgatcataaGCTCACAACACAATCTCCACACGAAGTGGCAAAACAACAATCCACGAACTTGACAGTAGtgcatgataaaaacaaaagcacGATTACCAATATCCCAAAGAACTCAATCTGTATTCCATTTGAAGAATCTACATATGACAAATGATTCAGAGCCATTTCACCTTGTATGGAAGTGTCAGTTTTCCTCATCGTACAAAGATCCAAGAGCTTTCTTGATGCTTCAACAACATTAAAATGGAACTCCACTAAAACGCTCTGCAGGTAAACAACAGCCCAACCTGTATACAAATATCATTGTAAGCTGCCAAAAGAGATTGAGGCCGATCCTGGGAAGCAGGAAAGCCTGAACCTGCAAAACTAGTAAAGTAGGTAAGTTGAGGgtttttagaagaaaatgaaataatcaCGTAAGGGCAAGACAATTCCAAATTGCTGTAAGATTTGATCACCACTCCTAACTATAAGGAGATATGAGTTAATTTGATCAGATAAAGcctccttggttttttttttttaacaaggatTAGTTGTATAGAGCTTCAAAACATCTCTGAGCAAACAATACTGTGTGGTTTTAGAGAGAGCAGTCAATTAAAACAGGAATTTTGTTTGGAAGGTTTTGCTAAAGcaggaaaaacaattttaattattttttaaaataaacctcTTGTATAAAAGAGATTGAACTATCAATGTACCTATCAACCTTTGAGGTTTTGGAATTTACTCCAGAAACAGTTCCACTATGATACAACACTCACATGGCGGGTACATCAGATTAAAATCTACATAAAAAATCAGGTATCAtacttgataaaataaattttgaacagTGGAAATAACTTGCACCAACATGCATATACAATCAACTCCAGTTTAAAAGGAGAGATCTTAGAAGGATCTAAATGTATTTTATgcctttgttgtttctttttagtTCATTCCGTTTCGTATCCTTTCAATTTAAGATGGTGATAGGGGCAAGAAATTGAATTTACTTTCATAACACAAGACACTGAACCTGTACTCCACCTGCACAGTGGAAATGGTAGTGAGGTATATTTTCTGGATGGGCTGtctcataaaaataaagttgcaGCACTTCTTTGTCCAAGATAATGAGTTTTGTATTAAACAAACATGAAGTCGAGGGAAGCAAAGGGACAAACCAGACGTTTCCAGGTAGGTCCCTAGCATCCATCAAGCTCCTACTAGTGCTGGGCATCATCATAATGGCCACCATTCTCTGCGAAGTCACTGTTATCCCTGTCATTTTCAGGGTTTCTGCTATCACCTCTACCACCAGATTCTGTCTGTTCCTTTTCCCTGTTCCACTTTTCAATCTTAGCCCTTCTTTCAGCACTACTCTCTCTGACAGGACTCCTGTTTCTCCTCCCCCCAGGGCTATTTCGTCCTCCCCTGCGTGCAGGACTTCGGCTTCTAGGTCTCCTGCCCCTTTCATTGTGATGCTCCCTGTCATCCTCTCTCCTATTCAAACCACGGCCACCATGCGGACGCTCCTCATGACCACGGTGCCTTTCAGGACTATGGCTTCTACTGCGGCTACGTCTTCGCCTGTTCCTCCCAAATAACTGCCTCCTCAATTCCCTAAAACCGACAATGAAAAAATTGGTTAGACCACCAAGTCCCCAAGTTATTGGGATATCTGCTGGACAAACAATTACGCAGAGAAAGCCACCTGCTAATCTTCTTAAGATGCATGAAGTTGCAGTAGCCACCTCGATTGCAAACATTTTCCTCATATTGCCTACATGTAGCTTCGCGGAAATCCGTGACAGGAGAAAAGTCAACAATGATGGGTCGCCCTGGCATGTTGAGGGTTAATGAAATTATCAAAATGTGCCTCCATATTAAACTCTTCTTAAAACACAACCGAAATATCATACAGGTAAGCTATTTCCTACAAATACTTAGAGCAGAAGCAGAACCAAAACAAACCTgggaaaacatttaaaataggAAAATCCAATACATAAAAGATCATTGAAAGTTGAATGACTAACAAGGAATTGTTTACaaccattaaaattaaaatgatagctATACGTTTAATATAAGAATAACACTAAACAAAAActcacaagaaaaaaagggagggaTTATGAATGGTAATAACCTGCATAAAACCTTCCGTTAAGATTGCGAAGGGCATTAGCAGCGTGCTCTTCTTCTCTAAACTGGACATACACATTACCCACCTGCTTACACAAcaagtccaaaaaaaaacagcaacccATTAAATTAACTCTTGGATTTTACTTTGTTTAattcagaaaaaagaagagaaaaaaaaagaagtaccATGTGGTCAGCAAGATTATCACAGATATTTAAGCTCTCAATATCACCATACTTGCTGAGTTCTTCAAACAAATCCTCATAAAAATCCTCAAAGTGGTCTTGGATCTTCCGGGGATCGAGGGACTGTGATTGAGCCTGAGGATCCACTCCAGGAGTGAGCATGTCAGGTCTCTGGTACATGTTGGAGAGCAACAGGGTTGGGCTGATTGTCGGCTTTGTGTGGAGTCTTGAGCATCGATCACCATGTCTGCAGGCTCCGATCTTGAAGTAAAAAGGACAGTTCACCCTGTCTTTCTCTGTCCCGAATATGGATGCTAAGTGCTCCGCCAttctctctctatttctttACGATTCAagtctagggtttttttttttccctttccccGTGCCTGTGCAGCTGTGCTAAATACCAAAAATTGCGTGTTTCGATAATCAAAGATCACTTATATTGTGTATTTAGACaataaatgtatatatatataaaatagataatCACAAAACCACGTTAGTAAGTTTGCCCGAGAGTTTCAAGGGGGATTAAAAGATCTTTTTTATACAAGCACGCGTGGGTTCGAACCCCAAGGCCtgcatttttctttatatgttgTATGAGTTAAACTTTAAAGCATGAAAATGTTCATTAAgctcatgttaaaaaaaattattttaaacgcTTTAGTGACAAGAATTATGGTAACAAAAATTctagttttgaatatttatgaaaaacaaaaaagacttaTAGGGTCATTTGAATGAGTTTTTTATGACTTTTGTTAATCCCAAAAATCTTAGTTTTATGAAAATGCAAAATTGCTTCCTTTAGGAAAGGTAGGGATGCCAAAATTGATTCCCTGCTTCTCAGCTCTATATCTTCGTGGGTTCACTACTTCTAagacaatataatataaaattacattgaGATAATTTTCCTGAAAGTTTCAATTGgaattaaacatcaaaaaccatagtcaaagaaatttttttattgagtaacTTTATTCTAGACTTATCAATTTATAGAATGATTATTTTAGGATGGTGAATTTTCATATTCTTAAATAAACTTTAGGAAATACTACAAGCAATTCATTATGAGAGCTAAAGAGATCAATTATTAATGAAGCTTTGATATGAGTTTGAAAATGCATGAGGTGGGTTGATCAATTGCCAATCCATCCCATCTTTAGAGGTTTGCTTGGGTGAACTCTTACATGAAGAACAACATCTCGCCTCATAGCCTGGCCTTGCTCAAGATGTTGGTGGTTCTAAGAtgattaatataacatatgtCACTTAAGATAAAGGATGATCTAAATCTCCACtacaatgttatagttgcatgTAAATTAGGCACTTTGCAAAATATTGCAACAACAAATTTTGTAGCTATTACAAGAATCTGGATCATATTATTAAGGATTGTCTTGTTCGCTCTCAGAATTGATCCATTTATGCTCTtcatattattgtttaatctatttttctaCCTACATCTTCTTCATAACTCGTTGTTCTGAGTTTTTCTTCCAACGCTACTCTCGAGTAATATATGATTATTTATGCCCTTTCTACTCTTGATCTCTAaggtaaaaaacattttcttactTTTCCTTCATTAATTGACTCTATTACTTCCAATCATATGACTAGAAGCCCGACTACTTTACTTAATGTTTGTAAATATAATGGTAAACAATGTATTCAAATCGTCAATGGCAGTACTCGTCGCATTACAATGATTGACAATTTAAGGTCTTCATTTATTACTGTATTTGTGTCTCCTGATTTATTTGtcaatctcatttttatttgacaattagtagaaaaaaattgttctttttttcattttaatcattatatttgttatatgCAGGATCAAGTGTTGGGGACAAGTAAAATGGTTTTTCTCCCatt includes:
- the LOC118048203 gene encoding splicing factor U2af small subunit B; this translates as MAEHLASIFGTEKDRVNCPFYFKIGACRHGDRCSRLHTKPTISPTLLLSNMYQRPDMLTPGVDPQAQSQSLDPRKIQDHFEDFYEDLFEELSKYGDIESLNICDNLADHMVGNVYVQFREEEHAANALRNLNGRFYAGRPIIVDFSPVTDFREATCRQYEENVCNRGGYCNFMHLKKISRELRRQLFGRNRRRRSRSRSHSPERHRGHEERPHGGRGLNRREDDREHHNERGRRPRSRSPARRGGRNSPGGRRNRSPVRESSAERRAKIEKWNREKEQTESGGRGDSRNPENDRDNSDFAENGGHYDDAQH